One window from the genome of Ciconia boyciana chromosome 8, ASM3463844v1, whole genome shotgun sequence encodes:
- the LOC140655410 gene encoding tropomodulin-2 translates to MSLPFRKELEKYKNINEDEILSKLSEDELKQLEHVLDDLDPENALLPAGFRQKDQTTKPATGPFDRERLLSYLEKQALEHKDREDFVPFTGEKKGKIFIPKEKPIETRTEEKVTLDPELEEALASASDTELYDLAAVLGVHNMVNNPKFDEGGARSKDGKGTVRNVVKGEKVKPIFEEPPNPTNVEASLQRIKANDPSLIEINLNNIKNIPIPTLKEFAKALESNTHVKTFSLAATRSNDPVAIAFADMLKVNKTLKSLNVESNFITGMGILALIDALKENESLTEIKIDNQRQQLGTAVEMEIAKMLEENSKILKFGYQFTKQGPRTRVAAAITKNNDLVRKKRVEGERQ, encoded by the exons ATGTCTCTGCCCTTCCGAAAAGAGTTGGAGAAATATAAGAATATCAATGAAGATGAAATACTCAGCAAGCTCTCGGAGGATGAACTGAAACAGCTAGAGCATGTTCTTGATGACCTGGATCCTGAG AACGCCTTGCTTCCAGCAGGATTTCGGCAAAAGGACCAGACCACTAAACCTGCCACAGGCCCTTTCGACAGAGAACGCCTGCTCTCGTACTTGGAGAAGCAAGCACTTGAGCACAAAGACAGAGAAGACTTTGTACCATttacaggggaaaagaaag gaaaaatatttatcccTAAAGAAAAGCCCATAGAAACCCgtacagaagagaaagtgaCCCTGGATCCAGAACTAGAAGAAGCCCTGGCCAGCGCTTCAGATACTGAGCTCTACGACCTTGCAG CTGTTCTTGGAGTGCACAACATGGTCAACAACCCAAAATTTGATGAAGGAGGAGCTCGCAgtaaagatggaaaaggaacTGTGAGAA ATGTGGTGAAAGGTGAAAAGGTCAAGCCCATCTTTGAGGAGCCACCTAACCCGACCAACGTGGAAGCAAGTTTACAAAGGATAAAAGCAAATGATCCTAGTCTCATAGAAATTAATCTCAACAACATAAAG AATATTCCTATTCCAACACTGAAAGAATTTGCAAAAGCTTTGGAAAGCAACACGCATGTGAAGACATTCAGCCTTGCAGCTACTCGAAGCAATGACCCTGTAGCTATC GCATTTGCAGATATGTTGAAAGTgaacaaaacactgaagagtCTGAATGTAGAATCCAACTTCATCACTGGGATGGGTATTTTGGCACTAATTGATGCACTGAAAGAGAATGAATCCCTGACAGAGATTAAAATTGACAACCAG aggcagcagctggggacagctgtAGAGATGGAGATTGCCAAGATGCTGGAGGAGAACTCCAAGATTCTCAAGTTTGGATACCAGTTCACAAAGCAAGGTCCAAGAACCAGGGTAGCAGCAGCTATCACTAAAAACAATGATCTGG TTCGTAAAAAGCGGGTGGAAGGAGAGCGGCAGTAG